A single Pseudomonas sp. HN11 DNA region contains:
- a CDS encoding restriction endonuclease, with the protein MSAYTDRDLERKIVAAQKDIQAWAVTNDLWYDSGFTSYAKRVQGEPGEGAVAFILYSSGELARMLDEDLDPKLRAELETIADSHGFWYDNNDGCSYYFYATTEELQEAYDQFFHWKWVCSLIIEDFGDIYAELYQYFQARPERLYNLHHREFEILLYRVFQSLGYESELGPGVGDGGVDVKLLQRSPLGDTLAYVQAKRYAPNRPIGLEAVQALRGAVANDGADLGIFVTTSRYLQGAQNFAHRSSGILELKTSADVAQWCQQAQAGIVQDKSVLVSDTHLLSILRRIEDGSHALVVHAHTGYRTIGNSFALVFKETKHAALLMSLPRRIISQDSHGLEGHEIPLLDKQILTAKNADTVFRAKRKLDDQGRVSYWDGQNLYSIWNRQPSRFSHLD; encoded by the coding sequence TTGAGCGCATATACGGATCGAGACCTTGAGCGGAAAATCGTAGCCGCCCAAAAGGACATACAAGCCTGGGCGGTAACCAACGATCTTTGGTATGACAGCGGTTTCACCTCCTATGCGAAGCGTGTACAAGGAGAGCCTGGCGAAGGGGCGGTGGCTTTCATTCTCTACAGCAGTGGAGAGCTTGCACGCATGCTTGATGAGGATCTAGATCCAAAACTTCGAGCGGAGCTTGAGACAATCGCTGACTCGCATGGTTTCTGGTACGACAACAACGACGGCTGCTCTTACTACTTTTACGCTACAACCGAAGAACTCCAAGAAGCCTACGACCAATTCTTTCACTGGAAATGGGTCTGCAGTCTGATCATCGAAGATTTCGGCGATATCTACGCTGAGCTCTATCAGTATTTTCAGGCTCGCCCTGAGCGGCTTTACAATCTGCATCACCGCGAATTCGAAATATTGCTTTACCGTGTATTCCAGAGCTTGGGATATGAATCAGAACTGGGGCCGGGAGTTGGAGATGGAGGGGTTGACGTCAAACTACTTCAGCGGAGTCCGTTGGGGGATACCTTGGCTTATGTCCAAGCTAAGCGATATGCCCCTAACCGGCCCATAGGCCTTGAGGCTGTGCAAGCATTGCGTGGGGCGGTAGCAAACGATGGCGCTGACCTAGGCATATTTGTCACCACCTCCCGTTACTTACAGGGAGCGCAGAACTTTGCACATCGATCATCAGGAATACTGGAGCTGAAGACCTCTGCAGACGTCGCTCAGTGGTGTCAGCAAGCGCAGGCGGGCATCGTCCAAGACAAGTCCGTATTAGTTTCGGATACGCATCTATTATCTATTCTGCGTCGTATTGAAGACGGAAGTCACGCGTTAGTCGTTCACGCTCACACTGGGTATCGAACAATCGGAAACAGCTTTGCACTCGTGTTTAAGGAGACCAAGCACGCGGCTCTCCTCATGAGTCTGCCACGGCGGATTATCAGCCAGGACTCCCATGGACTTGAGGGGCATGAAATCCCACTGTTGGATAAACAGATACTGACTGCCAAAAATGCAGATACGGTCTTCCGTGCAAAACGGAAATTGGATGATCAGGGGCGGGTGAGCTATTGGGATGGGCAAAACCTCTATTCGATCTGGAATCGGCAGCCGAGTCGCTTCAGCCATTTAGACTGA
- a CDS encoding DUF3800 domain-containing protein, with protein sequence MAKQSLPRHEGASGLERTYAFVDESGNHDLETSKQGSSGFFVVCSVLVSETGLEKAYELAEALRVRHFQTGEIKSSKVKVQDKERRIRILSDLAELPLKLYFTVVDKSRVYRDGGLQFKKSFIKHINGILYERLFVDRPNLQMTVDEHGGAEFQESLKAYVQARYVDDLFGDDQSFQTKSSKDDVLIQVADFFAGSVAQIYEGKAGEEVVKAYKRILRDLTLGLVEWPPKYQSLLAAPADDSQYADYRVHQEALKQADQFIAKVGKHPDEDERLQRCILDYLRFQSEFVSRDYVTMGDIKSHLADRGFGDLSDQKIKSSGIAKLRDSNVIITSASKGYKIPQTRADINDFLRMTSGQIVPQLERIKRARDVYMLSSRGEYDILEAANLPELDKLLASLEVLGEGDH encoded by the coding sequence ATGGCTAAGCAAAGCCTCCCAAGGCATGAAGGAGCATCTGGGTTGGAAAGGACTTATGCGTTTGTCGACGAATCCGGAAATCATGATCTAGAAACCTCGAAGCAAGGCAGCTCCGGATTCTTTGTTGTGTGCTCAGTGCTTGTTTCTGAAACCGGTTTGGAAAAAGCTTATGAGCTTGCTGAAGCGCTCCGGGTGCGGCATTTCCAGACGGGTGAGATCAAATCCAGCAAAGTTAAGGTCCAGGATAAAGAGCGGCGTATCCGCATTCTGAGTGACCTGGCGGAGCTTCCTCTTAAGCTCTATTTTACGGTCGTCGACAAGTCGAGAGTGTACCGAGATGGGGGGCTTCAGTTCAAAAAATCCTTTATTAAGCACATAAACGGCATTCTTTATGAGCGGCTCTTCGTTGACCGCCCAAATCTCCAGATGACCGTCGATGAACACGGTGGTGCAGAGTTTCAGGAGAGCCTGAAAGCCTATGTTCAGGCCCGTTACGTCGATGATCTGTTCGGCGATGATCAATCCTTTCAGACCAAGAGCAGCAAAGACGATGTCCTCATACAGGTAGCAGACTTTTTCGCCGGTTCGGTCGCCCAAATCTATGAGGGAAAGGCTGGCGAGGAGGTTGTTAAAGCCTATAAAAGGATATTGCGTGATCTAACGCTAGGTCTCGTTGAGTGGCCTCCGAAATATCAATCGCTGCTTGCTGCTCCTGCCGATGATTCTCAGTACGCAGATTATCGAGTGCATCAGGAAGCACTTAAACAGGCAGATCAGTTCATCGCTAAGGTTGGCAAGCACCCTGACGAAGACGAACGCTTACAGCGCTGCATCCTTGACTACCTTCGGTTTCAAAGCGAGTTTGTCAGTAGGGATTACGTGACGATGGGTGACATAAAAAGTCATTTGGCTGATCGTGGATTCGGCGATCTCAGCGACCAAAAAATCAAGTCAAGCGGGATTGCAAAACTTCGCGATTCTAATGTGATCATCACCAGTGCATCCAAGGGGTACAAGATTCCGCAAACACGGGCCGACATCAATGATTTCCTGAGAATGACGTCTGGGCAAATTGTGCCGCAGTTGGAACGAATCAAGAGGGCTCGTGATGTCTACATGCTGAGCAGCAGAGGGGAATACGATATTTTGGAGGCGGCGAATTTGCCTGAGCTTGACAAGTTACTGGCCTCACTTGAAGTGCTTGGAGAGGGTGATCATTAG
- the tnpA gene encoding IS66-like element accessory protein TnpA, producing the protein MPQERRSYSKSFKAQIIAECAQADTSIANVALTHNLNANLVHKWIRVHAQKNLALQTAFIPVKALSSTAAPQILPATIRIEVPHSKGVVVVSWPAENAATCSAFLRDLLR; encoded by the coding sequence ATGCCACAAGAACGCCGTTCCTATTCCAAGTCCTTTAAGGCCCAGATCATCGCCGAGTGTGCGCAGGCTGACACCTCGATTGCCAATGTCGCCTTGACCCACAACCTCAATGCAAACCTTGTCCATAAATGGATTCGGGTGCATGCGCAGAAAAACCTGGCACTGCAAACTGCCTTTATTCCGGTCAAGGCATTGTCTTCGACAGCGGCCCCTCAAATTCTTCCGGCCACGATTCGAATCGAAGTACCTCATTCAAAAGGCGTAGTCGTGGTGAGTTGGCCGGCAGAAAATGCAGCGACATGTTCCGCTTTTCTTCGAGACCTGCTGCGATGA
- the tnpB gene encoding IS66 family insertion sequence element accessory protein TnpB (TnpB, as the term is used for proteins encoded by IS66 family insertion elements, is considered an accessory protein, since TnpC, encoded by a neighboring gene, is a DDE family transposase.) encodes MIRIDTIWLAIEPMDMRAGTETALARVVAVFGAAKPHCAYLFANRRANRMKVLVHDAVGIWLAARRLNQGKFHWPGIRHGSEVELDNEQLQALVLGLPWQRVGVGGLITVL; translated from the coding sequence ATGATTCGCATCGACACCATCTGGCTTGCCATTGAGCCCATGGACATGCGCGCCGGCACTGAAACCGCGCTGGCGCGAGTTGTCGCGGTGTTCGGTGCGGCTAAGCCGCACTGTGCTTATCTGTTCGCCAATCGCCGCGCCAATCGGATGAAAGTTCTGGTGCATGACGCCGTGGGTATCTGGCTGGCGGCGCGACGATTGAATCAAGGCAAGTTTCACTGGCCCGGCATTCGGCACGGATCGGAGGTCGAACTCGATAACGAGCAGCTTCAGGCTTTGGTACTGGGCTTGCCATGGCAACGGGTCGGTGTTGGCGGCTTGATCACAGTGTTGTAA
- the tnpC gene encoding IS66 family transposase, whose amino-acid sequence MTSSPNLDQMTPEQLRALAEQGLELLHQVDSMGQKIHRLETVNEQLAHEIAILKRHKFAKRSEQLSPDQGSLLDDLLDTDIAAIEAELKAVNPPSAPDELRQKPKRAPLPPQFPRTVIRHEPENTQCICGCQLQRIGEDVSEKLDYTPGVFTVEQHVRGKWACRQCETLIQAPVPAQVIDKGIPTAGLLAHVMVAKFADHLPLYRQEKIFARAGLAIARSTLAQWVGQTGVQLQPLVDALREQVLAQGVIHADETPVQMLAPGEKKTHRAYVWAYSTTPFSALNAVVYDFSLSRAGEHARNFLGQWNGKLVCDDFAGYKAGFEKGMIEIGCMAHARRKFFDLHVANKSQLAEQALYSIGGLYEVERQARNMCDEDRWRIRQEKAAPIIKTLHDWMLAQRDQVPNGSATAKSLDYSLKRWVALTRYLEDGAVPIDNNQVENQIRPWALGRANWLFAGSLRSGKRAAAIMSLIQSARMNGHDPFAYLKDVLTRLPTQRASAIYQLLPHQWAQGS is encoded by the coding sequence ATGACTTCCTCGCCCAACCTCGATCAAATGACACCGGAACAGCTACGTGCTTTGGCCGAACAGGGCTTGGAGTTGCTACATCAGGTCGACTCGATGGGCCAGAAAATCCACCGCCTTGAAACGGTCAACGAGCAACTCGCTCATGAGATTGCCATCCTCAAGCGACACAAATTCGCCAAGCGCAGCGAACAGCTAAGCCCTGACCAAGGTAGCTTGCTCGACGACCTGCTCGACACTGATATCGCGGCCATCGAGGCCGAGTTGAAAGCGGTCAATCCGCCATCTGCACCGGACGAGCTACGTCAGAAACCCAAGCGTGCGCCTCTGCCACCGCAGTTCCCACGTACAGTGATCCGCCACGAGCCGGAAAACACCCAGTGCATCTGCGGCTGCCAGCTTCAGCGAATTGGCGAAGATGTCAGCGAAAAGCTCGATTACACACCCGGCGTGTTCACCGTCGAGCAGCATGTGCGTGGAAAATGGGCCTGCCGCCAGTGCGAAACACTAATCCAGGCCCCTGTACCGGCCCAAGTGATCGACAAGGGCATCCCGACCGCAGGCCTTTTGGCCCATGTGATGGTTGCGAAGTTCGCCGACCATTTACCGCTGTACCGGCAGGAGAAGATTTTTGCTCGGGCCGGGTTAGCGATTGCTCGCTCGACACTGGCGCAGTGGGTCGGACAAACCGGCGTACAACTCCAGCCTCTGGTCGATGCGCTGCGTGAACAAGTGTTGGCCCAGGGCGTGATCCACGCCGATGAGACTCCGGTTCAGATGCTCGCGCCAGGCGAGAAGAAAACTCACCGTGCTTACGTCTGGGCCTACAGCACCACGCCGTTTTCGGCGCTCAATGCTGTGGTTTATGACTTCAGTCTTAGTCGTGCAGGCGAGCATGCGCGCAACTTCCTTGGGCAGTGGAACGGCAAGCTGGTATGCGACGATTTCGCTGGCTACAAAGCCGGTTTCGAGAAAGGCATGATCGAAATTGGCTGCATGGCCCACGCCCGTCGCAAGTTTTTCGATCTGCATGTGGCGAATAAAAGCCAGTTGGCTGAACAAGCGCTGTACTCGATTGGTGGCTTGTACGAAGTTGAACGCCAAGCTCGGAACATGTGCGATGAGGATCGTTGGCGAATACGCCAGGAAAAGGCTGCCCCAATCATCAAAACGCTGCATGACTGGATGTTGGCCCAGCGTGATCAGGTGCCCAACGGATCAGCAACGGCCAAATCCCTGGATTACAGCCTTAAACGCTGGGTAGCGCTGACGCGCTACCTTGAGGACGGGGCTGTGCCCATCGACAACAACCAGGTCGAAAATCAGATCCGGCCATGGGCACTTGGACGCGCGAACTGGTTGTTTGCCGGATCGCTTCGCAGTGGCAAACGGGCAGCGGCGATTATGAGTCTGATCCAGTCGGCACGCATGAACGGTCATGATCCGTTCGCGTATCTCAAGGATGTACTGACGCGATTACCTACACAGAGGGCCAGTGCGATTTACCAATTACTACCGCATCAATGGGCACAGGGCTCTTAA
- a CDS encoding winged helix-turn-helix transcriptional regulator — MTDQEALSQAETICQTLREDDDGIRREVLAHAGSRWSLGILHALGVYGTMRHAEIKRQMTGVTQRMLTKTLRSMERDGLVVRREFGEIPPRVEYELTPLGMGLLIRMSPIWTWVVENVEDFRKARRIFDSQDGKKPAWQIPTSTPLGSEASD, encoded by the coding sequence ATGACCGATCAGGAGGCTCTCAGCCAGGCAGAGACAATCTGCCAAACCCTGAGAGAAGACGATGATGGCATCAGGCGGGAAGTGCTTGCTCACGCAGGCAGCCGCTGGTCGTTGGGTATCCTGCATGCTCTGGGTGTGTACGGCACGATGCGTCATGCCGAAATAAAAAGACAGATGACCGGTGTGACTCAGCGGATGTTGACCAAGACACTCCGCTCCATGGAGAGGGATGGCCTAGTAGTTCGACGGGAGTTCGGTGAAATCCCGCCACGTGTCGAGTATGAGCTGACGCCGCTTGGTATGGGACTTTTGATCCGCATGTCCCCTATCTGGACTTGGGTTGTCGAGAACGTTGAGGATTTCCGCAAGGCGCGGCGTATTTTCGACAGTCAGGATGGCAAAAAACCCGCATGGCAAATACCTACATCGACACCATTAGGCTCAGAAGCGTCTGACTGA
- a CDS encoding aromatic alcohol reductase, with translation MTEVTQFSPQSILVLGAGELGLPVLRNLARVAKRAPGSTISVLLRDSTINTEVPEKKVEINELRGLGIQMVAADLVNDSIDQLAEVFARFDTVIGCAGMVAGRETPMKLASAALKSGVKRYFPWQFGVDFEVIGRGSPQDLFDAQLDVRELLRAQDKTEWVIISTGMFTSFLFEPVFEVVDFENDTVNALGSLDTSVTLTTPDDIGALTAEIVFFEPRFRNQIVYLSGDTVTYGEVASLLERVLGRPFKRNVWTVPYLLQELEKDPTHHIKKYRAVFAQGRGVAWPKAGTFNAQQSIQVTTAEKWARANLTTSSAQVQ, from the coding sequence ATGACCGAAGTGACCCAGTTTTCCCCCCAATCCATTCTCGTTCTAGGCGCCGGTGAGCTTGGGCTACCGGTTTTGCGTAATCTTGCGCGAGTAGCAAAGCGCGCGCCCGGTTCCACAATCAGCGTGCTGCTAAGGGATTCGACCATCAACACTGAGGTACCCGAGAAAAAGGTCGAAATAAATGAGCTTCGGGGGCTCGGCATCCAAATGGTAGCCGCAGACCTCGTGAATGACTCAATCGATCAGTTGGCTGAAGTATTCGCACGTTTCGATACCGTAATCGGCTGTGCAGGCATGGTTGCAGGCCGTGAAACCCCGATGAAACTGGCTAGCGCTGCTCTGAAGTCCGGTGTGAAGCGCTACTTCCCGTGGCAGTTTGGTGTCGACTTCGAGGTAATCGGTCGGGGCAGTCCTCAGGATCTGTTCGATGCTCAGCTTGATGTTCGCGAATTGCTTAGAGCCCAAGATAAAACTGAATGGGTAATCATCTCTACGGGTATGTTTACCAGTTTCCTGTTCGAGCCTGTATTTGAGGTGGTTGACTTCGAAAACGATACCGTGAACGCGCTGGGCAGTCTTGATACCAGCGTGACGCTTACGACTCCAGACGACATTGGTGCGTTGACAGCGGAAATCGTTTTCTTCGAACCTCGCTTCCGCAATCAGATTGTGTACCTCTCGGGAGACACTGTGACGTACGGAGAGGTTGCGAGCCTCCTCGAACGTGTACTGGGCCGCCCGTTCAAACGTAACGTATGGACTGTTCCGTACTTGCTCCAAGAATTGGAGAAAGACCCAACGCATCACATCAAGAAGTACCGCGCTGTGTTCGCTCAGGGCAGAGGTGTGGCCTGGCCTAAAGCAGGCACCTTCAACGCGCAGCAATCGATTCAGGTCACGACTGCTGAGAAGTGGGCCCGGGCAAATCTGACAACCTCTTCAGCGCAAGTGCAGTAG
- a CDS encoding ATP-binding protein, with the protein MAIRVGEVIAVSGVRITLRIFEDSNQETLFHEGKKYRGVSIREHLLIQRGFIDIVCLVEGEYLDERKLDEAAEKTSYIRKVDVRPIGYVTDNKFYEGVKYMPMIRDRASLLSEEMVGKIYGVNDGGSFTIGAMLKENIPISLPWTRLFNSHLGIFGNTGSGKSNTLAKLYTTLFREKLAGLKGKSQFVIIDFNGEYTGGQILATPDKKVTVLDSKNGAQKFTLESAHFWDAETLSLLFQATTNTQAPFLRRVLSGREKFKDLPLSHFLEKTFERVFAAAEPKAEALELTREVARIIGSEALQHHLAGVKYHAQNKYFRALEGHYYDSDGKAFAGFLKPFLAAHVKLDALDQFDELLLRCYLQLCGDVVMGYAQYEHIQPVLARARSSLAGLRNVLHIVDAPPPPYLLHVISLKKCKNDVKKILPMLIAKNFYVNHKEAEGLNSPPTKTLHLIIDEAHNILSEQSTREHEIWKDYRLELFEEIIKEGRKYGVYLTLSSQRPADISPTIVSQIHNFFIHRLVNERDLMLLDNTISTLDASSKSLIPTLAKGCCVLTGTAFDLPMILKIDPLLEGHRPASDDVNLEALWANQ; encoded by the coding sequence ATGGCCATCCGGGTAGGTGAGGTTATTGCCGTCAGCGGCGTCAGGATTACCCTGAGGATATTTGAGGATTCCAACCAAGAAACCCTATTTCACGAGGGTAAAAAGTATAGAGGTGTTTCAATCAGAGAGCATTTGCTGATTCAGCGCGGGTTCATCGATATTGTATGCTTGGTGGAAGGTGAGTATCTGGATGAGCGCAAGCTTGACGAAGCCGCTGAAAAAACCTCCTACATCAGAAAGGTGGATGTTCGGCCCATCGGCTACGTGACTGACAATAAGTTCTATGAAGGCGTGAAATACATGCCGATGATCAGGGATCGTGCCTCTCTCCTCAGTGAGGAGATGGTAGGGAAAATCTACGGTGTGAATGATGGTGGCAGCTTTACCATTGGCGCGATGCTCAAAGAAAATATCCCTATCAGCCTGCCGTGGACACGGCTGTTTAACAGTCATCTGGGCATTTTTGGTAACACTGGCAGTGGGAAGTCGAACACGCTGGCAAAATTGTATACGACCTTGTTTAGGGAGAAACTTGCCGGGTTAAAAGGGAAGAGTCAGTTCGTTATCATTGATTTTAATGGTGAATACACTGGAGGCCAGATCCTGGCCACCCCCGATAAAAAGGTTACGGTTTTAGACTCCAAGAATGGGGCACAAAAATTCACGCTGGAAAGTGCTCACTTCTGGGATGCAGAAACCCTCAGCCTGCTTTTTCAGGCGACCACCAACACTCAGGCACCGTTTCTCCGACGGGTCTTATCGGGGAGGGAAAAGTTTAAAGACCTGCCGCTCTCCCATTTTCTGGAAAAAACGTTTGAACGAGTGTTTGCTGCTGCTGAGCCTAAAGCGGAGGCGCTCGAGTTAACACGCGAGGTCGCCCGAATTATAGGCTCTGAGGCATTGCAGCACCATTTGGCAGGGGTAAAGTACCATGCGCAGAACAAATACTTCAGAGCGCTGGAAGGGCATTACTACGATTCTGATGGGAAAGCATTTGCTGGCTTTTTGAAGCCTTTCCTCGCCGCACATGTAAAACTGGATGCGTTGGACCAATTCGATGAGTTGCTTTTGCGTTGCTATCTACAGCTCTGCGGTGATGTGGTTATGGGCTATGCACAATACGAACATATCCAGCCCGTGTTGGCCAGGGCGAGGTCTTCTCTGGCGGGATTGCGCAACGTATTGCATATCGTCGATGCACCACCCCCTCCCTACCTTCTGCACGTCATTTCACTGAAAAAATGCAAGAACGATGTGAAAAAAATTCTGCCGATGCTCATTGCAAAGAATTTTTATGTGAATCACAAGGAAGCAGAAGGGTTGAACAGCCCACCGACTAAAACCCTGCACTTGATCATCGATGAGGCACACAACATCCTTTCCGAGCAATCAACACGAGAACATGAAATCTGGAAGGATTATCGACTGGAGTTGTTTGAGGAAATCATCAAGGAAGGAAGAAAATATGGCGTGTACCTGACCCTCTCCAGCCAGCGGCCTGCGGACATTTCTCCTACTATCGTCTCTCAAATACACAATTTCTTCATTCATCGCCTAGTGAACGAACGCGATTTGATGCTGCTGGATAATACAATCAGCACATTGGACGCTTCGTCCAAATCATTGATACCCACGCTAGCTAAAGGGTGCTGTGTACTTACTGGAACGGCCTTTGATTTACCGATGATTCTGAAGATAGATCCTCTGCTTGAAGGGCACAGGCCGGCGAGCGATGACGTTAATCTTGAGGCGCTGTGGGCGAACCAATAG
- a CDS encoding SIR2 family protein, protein MFEPIEALDIYNKNVNILIGSGASADLFPTLGLQIKDALGNWETIETLSTKYALRPEKNAALFMHYYNTCIHPVQTFSPSEIATAEGLENLDNYEVFLRTLLGFLDRRKDVNRKINIFTTNYDGCLAHAADRLLARGTHEFVVNDGTSGFYKKHLHAKNFSTFQCQTGVFERTAYGVPQLNIIHLHGSVYWAKSGDKIEVSYKNDFKDLLSPHVVNRISEFSKYLVTEGGVTDEIPLVNLTHNQMERFWYEYNKLPIVNPTKWKFHETVFEEHYYQMLRLLSYELERPNSILITFGFSFADEHILKLVQRSLSNPKLQTFVCAYSQRGAQKMRDEFGAWRNVKVIGPPEGADLNFANFNKHVLSLSPQAYTPGDAH, encoded by the coding sequence ATGTTTGAGCCCATAGAAGCACTGGATATCTACAACAAAAATGTCAATATTCTGATCGGCTCTGGTGCTTCGGCGGATTTGTTTCCCACCTTGGGATTGCAGATTAAGGATGCGCTTGGCAACTGGGAGACGATCGAAACGCTGTCGACAAAGTATGCACTGCGCCCAGAGAAGAACGCAGCGCTGTTCATGCACTATTACAACACGTGCATTCATCCGGTTCAGACGTTTTCTCCGTCAGAGATTGCCACGGCCGAGGGACTGGAAAATCTTGATAATTATGAAGTTTTTTTGCGTACGCTATTAGGTTTTTTGGATAGAAGAAAGGACGTCAATCGCAAGATCAACATCTTCACCACCAACTATGATGGCTGTCTGGCGCACGCCGCTGATCGCCTGCTGGCGAGAGGGACTCACGAATTTGTCGTGAACGACGGGACTTCAGGGTTTTACAAGAAGCATTTGCACGCGAAAAACTTCAGCACCTTTCAGTGCCAGACCGGTGTTTTCGAGCGTACCGCGTACGGCGTCCCGCAGCTCAATATTATTCACCTGCATGGCTCGGTCTACTGGGCAAAGAGTGGGGACAAGATTGAAGTTAGTTACAAGAATGACTTCAAAGACCTTCTCAGTCCGCACGTCGTAAACAGAATTTCGGAGTTCTCAAAGTATCTGGTCACAGAAGGGGGCGTTACGGACGAGATTCCCTTGGTGAACCTCACCCACAATCAGATGGAAAGATTCTGGTACGAGTACAATAAGCTTCCAATCGTGAACCCCACAAAGTGGAAGTTTCACGAGACGGTCTTTGAAGAGCATTACTATCAAATGCTCCGACTACTCAGCTACGAACTGGAACGGCCAAACTCGATCTTGATTACATTCGGGTTCTCCTTTGCGGATGAGCACATCTTGAAGCTCGTTCAGCGCTCGCTGTCGAATCCCAAGCTCCAGACCTTTGTCTGCGCATACAGCCAACGAGGCGCACAGAAAATGCGCGACGAGTTTGGTGCGTGGAGAAACGTCAAGGTCATTGGCCCGCCCGAGGGGGCTGACTTGAATTTTGCCAATTTTAATAAGCACGTGCTTTCGCTCAGCCCGCAGGCCTACACGCCCGGAGATGCTCACTGA
- a CDS encoding tyrosine-type recombinase/integrase, protein MALTDTAIKQAKPASKPYTLTDGDGLSLQVPTTGSKRWHFRFYWHDKQLRISLGIYPDISLKEARQRREAARALVANNIDPRSHRRAERQKASHAANNTFEAVAGRWHEFRSKKLTKSKKGSAGQASKYLKKDMLPCLGDLPISDISRGDVLELIRRIERRGALVSARKVRTWLNQIFRFAMAEGLVDVNPAADLDIAAETPRPVRHNPFLQVNELPGLLGAVTHYGCAEATRLGIRLLLLTGVRTGELRAATPDQFDLDKGVWLVPPEGVKQLRSRVRTQGNEIPPYVIPLSTQAIAIVQRLIQLRAPGARYLLVHRYEPQEMISENTLNTAISRMGYKGRLTGHGIRATISTALNEVGFVEEWIEAQLSHSDPNQVRAAYNHAEYVEPRRSMMQYWADLLDALEGEVSPPNPEAYMVQGGRPATDFLNTQQESANYCMGR, encoded by the coding sequence ATGGCTTTGACAGATACAGCGATCAAGCAAGCCAAGCCCGCTAGCAAGCCTTATACGTTAACTGATGGGGATGGCTTATCTCTGCAAGTGCCCACGACGGGTTCGAAGCGCTGGCATTTCCGTTTCTATTGGCATGACAAGCAATTGCGTATTTCCCTTGGCATCTATCCCGACATCAGTCTCAAGGAGGCTCGCCAGCGGAGAGAGGCTGCACGTGCGCTGGTGGCCAACAATATCGATCCCCGCTCTCATCGTCGCGCCGAGCGCCAAAAAGCCTCTCACGCCGCCAACAACACGTTTGAAGCGGTTGCTGGTCGCTGGCATGAGTTCCGAAGTAAAAAGTTGACGAAAAGTAAGAAGGGCAGTGCAGGACAAGCGAGTAAATACCTGAAGAAGGACATGCTGCCGTGTTTAGGCGATCTTCCGATCTCAGATATTTCTCGTGGTGACGTGCTGGAGCTCATTAGGCGAATTGAGCGCAGAGGCGCGCTGGTCTCTGCTCGAAAGGTGCGCACCTGGCTCAACCAGATCTTTCGTTTTGCCATGGCGGAAGGGCTCGTTGATGTGAACCCAGCAGCAGATCTTGATATCGCTGCCGAGACGCCGCGGCCAGTTCGCCATAATCCCTTCCTCCAGGTAAATGAACTTCCAGGACTGCTCGGGGCCGTCACCCACTATGGGTGTGCAGAAGCGACACGGCTTGGTATTCGTCTATTGCTGTTGACAGGGGTGCGTACAGGAGAGCTACGGGCGGCGACGCCAGACCAATTCGACCTCGACAAGGGGGTCTGGCTGGTGCCGCCGGAGGGTGTCAAGCAACTCCGGAGTCGTGTTCGAACCCAGGGGAATGAGATCCCACCTTATGTGATTCCACTGTCTACTCAAGCAATTGCAATAGTGCAGCGGCTGATACAGCTAAGGGCGCCCGGTGCGCGGTATCTGCTGGTTCACCGATACGAACCGCAGGAAATGATCAGTGAAAATACCCTTAACACCGCGATCAGCCGGATGGGTTACAAAGGAAGGCTCACCGGTCATGGGATCAGGGCCACCATCTCAACGGCCCTCAACGAGGTTGGCTTTGTAGAGGAGTGGATTGAGGCCCAGCTTTCGCACTCTGATCCCAACCAAGTTCGGGCTGCGTACAATCATGCGGAATACGTCGAGCCGAGACGTAGCATGATGCAATATTGGGCGGATTTATTGGATGCGCTAGAGGGCGAAGTTTCGCCGCCTAACCCCGAAGCATACATGGTGCAGGGCGGTCGACCCGCAACGGATTTTCTGAATACGCAGCAGGAATCTGCTAATTATTGTATGGGGCGCTAG